A region from the Desulfuromonas sp. genome encodes:
- a CDS encoding ribulose-phosphate 3-epimerase has translation MVKIAPSILSADFSRLGDEVKAIADAGADYIHVDVMDGHFVPNITIGPLVVDGLRPVTDKPFDVHLMIENPDQYIPEFARVGSDLITVHQEAVPHLHRTVQLIKTLGKKAGVSINPGTPVNTLESILDDLDLVLVMSVNPGFGGQSFIESCLPKIETLRKMIDSRGLDCELEVDGGVKADNISRVASAGADVFVAGSAVFSSSDYRKTIAALRTNASSLTV, from the coding sequence ATGGTCAAGATTGCCCCCTCGATCCTTTCAGCTGATTTTTCCCGGCTCGGTGATGAAGTCAAGGCGATTGCCGACGCCGGTGCCGATTACATTCACGTCGATGTCATGGATGGACACTTCGTGCCGAACATTACGATCGGACCGCTGGTGGTCGATGGCCTGCGGCCGGTCACCGACAAGCCGTTCGATGTTCACCTGATGATCGAAAATCCCGACCAGTATATTCCGGAGTTCGCCCGGGTCGGATCTGACCTTATTACCGTACACCAGGAGGCAGTGCCGCATCTGCACCGGACCGTCCAGCTGATCAAGACGCTCGGTAAGAAGGCAGGTGTTTCGATCAATCCGGGTACGCCGGTCAATACCCTCGAATCGATTCTCGACGATCTCGACCTGGTACTGGTAATGTCGGTCAATCCGGGGTTTGGCGGCCAGTCTTTCATCGAATCATGCCTGCCGAAAATCGAGACGCTGCGCAAGATGATCGACAGCCGCGGGCTCGATTGCGAACTTGAGGTTGATGGCGGTGTCAAGGCTGACAATATCAGCCGCGTAGCATCTGCCGGCGCCGACGTTTTTGTCGCCGGAAGTGCTGTTTTCAGTAGCTCCGATTATCGAAAAACGATTGCAGCCCTGCGCACCAACGCTTCGTCCCTGACCGTCTGA